A portion of the Candidatus Pristimantibacillus lignocellulolyticus genome contains these proteins:
- a CDS encoding AraC family transcriptional regulator, translating into MESQIQLKFCAYMYHTTPFRNTYKFGLESYIIRLQTEGFCHALISGQTEVIEPGDLLLFRPGDIYDLKIGELGPSGDYYVVCSGDWLDEWWKLQRRPHKTKIGENSRIAAIWQQLILEQRRLDGGNLALIDTLMKALCYLLDRALDEAKSYTSGPKLLSYKIKHYIEEYAPTPFSLDDVAKHAGLSVSRSVQLFKAEFGMSIMQYAQKVRLAMALELMGKSPLTLERIAEETGFGSYTYFHRVFQRYYGIAPGAYRKQRAEEDKV; encoded by the coding sequence ATGGAATCTCAAATACAGTTGAAGTTCTGTGCGTATATGTACCATACTACCCCTTTTAGAAACACTTATAAATTTGGACTTGAATCCTATATTATTCGACTACAGACTGAAGGATTTTGCCATGCATTAATTTCGGGACAAACAGAGGTTATAGAGCCTGGCGATCTTCTACTATTCAGACCGGGTGATATATATGATCTTAAAATCGGCGAGCTTGGTCCAAGTGGGGACTATTATGTTGTTTGCAGCGGAGATTGGCTAGATGAATGGTGGAAACTTCAGAGAAGACCTCATAAAACAAAAATTGGGGAGAATAGCAGAATAGCCGCTATTTGGCAACAGTTGATACTCGAGCAACGAAGACTTGATGGTGGAAACCTAGCACTAATAGACACTCTGATGAAAGCACTCTGTTATTTACTAGATAGAGCACTAGATGAAGCAAAATCTTACACTTCTGGTCCGAAACTACTATCCTATAAAATCAAACATTATATAGAGGAGTACGCACCTACTCCTTTCTCATTAGACGATGTGGCAAAACATGCAGGGCTAAGTGTGTCCCGATCAGTTCAGTTATTCAAAGCTGAGTTCGGGATGTCCATTATGCAGTATGCGCAGAAGGTGCGACTTGCGATGGCTCTTGAGTTAATGGGGAAAAGTCCGCTTACACTCGAACGTATCGCAGAAGAAACTGGGTTCGGCAGCTATACTTACTTTCATCGTGTGTTTCAGCGATATTACGGAATAGCTCCTGGTGCGTACCGCAAGCAAAGAGCAGAAGAAGATAAAGTTTAG
- a CDS encoding HD-GYP domain-containing protein: MEHLIGRKVENDIINSFGITIVPAETILNHEAIRLLNNHRIDVNSIILATKESNKNNNDNVQLSNSFQQTVSKSKELFESISIFRKVPLMEIRKEILPNIHDMTKHQDIFELFEAIKAKDDYTYQHNIGVGILSTLIGTWMNLDESELSILSLAATLHDVGKVHIPIEILNKPGKLTDKEFNIVKKHTILGYDLLKATTGLNTKVARVALQHHEREDGRGYPLGLKKTNIELFSSIVAVADVFHAMSSKRPYHEPIPFHEIVSQMGHGRFGELNPQIVSLFLENMMKRTVGKQVVLTDGRLGKVVMLNPHRIETPLIKIDDVFVDLSQEEGLRISSIVA, from the coding sequence TTGGAACATCTTATAGGAAGAAAAGTAGAAAATGATATTATTAATTCTTTTGGGATTACAATTGTTCCTGCCGAAACTATTCTTAACCATGAAGCTATAAGGTTATTGAATAATCATAGAATAGACGTAAACTCTATTATCTTAGCAACTAAAGAATCTAACAAAAATAATAATGATAATGTTCAATTAAGTAATAGTTTTCAACAGACAGTTTCAAAATCGAAAGAGTTATTCGAATCCATATCAATATTTCGTAAAGTTCCTTTAATGGAAATTAGAAAAGAGATTCTTCCTAACATTCATGATATGACAAAACACCAAGATATTTTTGAGTTGTTTGAGGCAATCAAAGCGAAGGATGACTATACTTATCAACACAATATTGGGGTGGGTATATTATCAACGCTTATTGGTACTTGGATGAATTTAGACGAATCTGAACTTTCCATTTTATCACTAGCGGCGACGTTACATGATGTTGGGAAAGTTCATATCCCAATAGAGATTCTAAATAAGCCTGGGAAACTAACAGATAAAGAATTTAATATCGTGAAAAAGCACACGATCCTCGGATATGATTTGTTAAAAGCTACAACCGGATTAAATACTAAAGTTGCACGTGTTGCTTTACAACATCATGAGCGCGAAGATGGAAGGGGATATCCTCTAGGGTTGAAGAAAACAAATATCGAATTATTTAGCTCCATTGTCGCAGTAGCTGATGTTTTTCATGCGATGTCCTCTAAGCGTCCCTATCATGAACCGATACCTTTTCATGAAATTGTTAGTCAAATGGGACATGGGAGATTTGGCGAGCTGAATCCACAAATCGTATCGTTATTCCTTGAAAATATGATGAAAAGAACTGTAGGGAAACAAGTAGTGTTAACGGATGGAAGATTAGGAAAAGTAGTAATGTTAAACCCACATAGAATAGAAACGCCATTAATTAAAATAGATGATGTTTTCGTGGATTTAAGCCAGGAGGAAGGGTTACGTATTAGCTCCATTGTCGCATAG